The Oryza glaberrima chromosome 5, OglaRS2, whole genome shotgun sequence DNA segment CCTTCTACGAGGCCACCGAGCCGGTGACACCGCCCGCCACCACGCCGCTTCTCGTCTGGCTGGAGGGCGGCCCCGGCTGCTCCGGCTTCCTCAGCAACTTCCTCCAGATCGGCCCTTACCTTCTCGCCGGCGGCTCGCTGTCTCCCAACCCCTTCGCGTGGAACCGCCGCTTTGGTCTCCTCTTCATCGACAGCCCGCTCGGCACCGGCTTCAGCGTCGCGccttcccccgccgccatccccaccaACCAGTCCGTCGTCGCCGACCACGTCCTCGTTGCGCTCCAGTCCTTCTACTCCCTCGAGCCGAGCTTCCGTGCCCGCCCTCTGTACCTCACCGGCGAGAGCTACGCCGGCAAGACCATCCCCGCGGCCGGCGCGCTCATAGTAGCAACAAACCCGACGTTGCCGGAGCAGAAGAGGATTAACCTGCGCGGCGTGGCCATCGGCAACGGGATGACGCACCCGGTCACGCAGGTGACCACGCACGCGGACATCGCCTACTTCATGGGGCTCATCAACGGGAAGCAGAagcgggaggtggaggcgatgcAGGCGAGGGCGGTGGAGCTGATCAAGGCGGAGAGGTGGAGCGAGGCGTACGTCGCGCGGGAGGGCCTTCTGAAGTGGATGGAGAACGCCTCCGGTGTGCCGTCGCTGTTCGACGTGGAGGTGACGACGTCgctggaggcggaggccgcggcgctcGCGCCGCTGCTGAACGGCGccgaggcgaaggcggcgctgGGCGCGCGGGGCGACGCGGAGTGGAAGATGTgcagcgcggcggtgggcgcggcgcAGCACGAGGACGTGATGAAGAGCGTGAagccggaggtggaggcgctgcTGCGGCGTgggacgacgccgacgcgcgTGCTGCTGTACGGCGGGATCCGCGACGTGAAGGACGGGCCGGTGTCCACGGAGGCGTGGGTTCGGGAGCTGGAGTGGGACGGCCTCGCCGCGTTCCAGGACGCCGACCGCGCCGTGTGGCGACACCgaggcggcgagctcgccgggagCGTGCAGCGCCACGGCGCGCTCGTGAACGTTGCGGTGTATGGCGCGGGGCACTTCGTGCCGTTTTCTCAAGGGCGCGCGGCGCAGGAGATGATCGAGGATTGGGTGTTCGGCAAGGGATTGTTCGGCGCCAGCGGCGGGAAGGCGTAAGGCAAAATGTTTCTTCGTTTATAGTAGGGAGtattttctccgtttcataatgtaagactttctagcattgctctagatacacatatatatctagatttattaatatttatatgaatattaATAATTCTATAAAGtgttacattatgaaacggagagagtatgtagtTAGTCCGCTGCCACGGCCGTACACACGGTATTGTGCTCTGTAGTTTATACGTAGATCATTTCAGCACctatgataaataaataaataaataaaaattttggatCAATGCGCCTTGCCTCTTTCCATCGTTCCTTGGTGTAGTATACATGCTAGATCATTTCAGCTCACAAAGTTCATCCCCAAGTCCGCGCTTGGAACTGGATGCCATGTAGGATCTCGGCAGCAATGTCTTCTCGGCGTAACAAAACTGGTTTTAGTAGTTGGATGAGTCGATATACTCACTTGAGGATAAATTAGAGTCAACCTACAGTGGGAGCTAGTAGAATTACAGTTTTTCCTTGTCAGAATGGTTTTGAAAAGGACCTAAGTGCCAACGAATCTCAAAATCCCTCATTGAGGCCCAAAAATCTAATCCCAAAATTTCTATCCAAATTCTAACCTCGAAGGTTGAATTTCACAATTCGAATTTTTCCACCGAAATTATTCACTAAATATATATCTCCTTGGATCCAATGCCAAGTCCATCAGATTTTTCCTTCCAAAATTTACCAAAGATTGCCTGATATCAAATAATCCAGTTTGAATTGAAACCAATtccaaaataattaaatttcttTCACAAACTCTCCCATGCAAATTCCCAACTGTTACTGTCCAAACGGGCTACCCTATCCTCCTTTCTTCCTCCCGGCCCGCATGgactcctccctccctcccatttCTCTCCTTAATCATAGAGGTTAATAATCCTTATAAATTCAAGATTgacacattcattttttttctttatttgattAGCCGATTCATCAACCAAATATACTTTAAAAAAGACTAGGCACGTGAGTTCTAGATATAGttggccaaatgggccgcccggcacggcacgaccCATGCCCGATCGTGTTTGGGCCGAGGTTAGTCGGGCCAACACGGCCCGACCGACACGCCGGGCTGTGCTGTGCTAGCCCACGAGCTACATACACGGCCCAATACGACTCAAGCTGTGCCGGGCCAGCCCGAAGGCACGACAGCCCATCGTACTTCTCCAcataataagtctattttttcaTCCCTCAACTCAACGGTTGTGTCGTATAGctggaaataagtctattttgtattaaTCTACTCTTTGGGCCTTGCCTTATATGgttatttaagtctattttgcatccctatACTATTTTTCTTCGATCGTGGCCGTGTCGGGTCAGCCCACCGTGCCGTCGGGCCGAGCCAAAATGGCGTGCCTTGGGTCGGGCCACGGGCCTCGGGCCATATGACCATCTATAGTTCTAGAAGTCTCCCGATTGCTACAAATGGATTCCACTTTCATTGATGAGCTCCTGATTGGTCAAATAGAAATCCTTCTATGTGATATGACACTatattttttagagtaaatttcagaaaactacaacTTTAATGACAAAACTAttagtttgctgcaacattagcgacatATTTCAGTTTGCTACAACAATAGCATAAGAAATTACCACAAAACTGTAACTTTTATAATAGCATGagtaaaagttgcagttttttaaaatttactctattttttacAAGGTACATTTGATGGACCTTGTTGTTATCTCTGGCTTTTAATAAATGATGTTGCTGACTTTTAAAATAACGTTTGCAAAGAAGAAAGATCTCCTTTGAACCCCGCATCGAATTTATCTCCGATTTGTAATGCAAACACTctattcaaattttaatataaaatcagCCTTCGTTCCACAGttgagtgatatatcacatgttaatacatcttctcaattttttttataaccatttaagtaacatgcaaacaacgaggggatatctccacgagggatcaaaatagtttcccccTAGACTTACATAAGTATAATACATAGATTTTATCTTAGGGTTACAGAAGTACATGtacaaaattaagttctaatAAGTATGTTATAAAACAAGAgagaaaattgaaaattttcaaagaaataaaatatatttgtcaaATTAAAGGTCATTTTAAATGTATAGTTATTGCAGGAATCTAACGGAGATTGAATATACTAATCCTATAAAAATTATGCAAAGTTTTTATATCAGTAAACAATATGTATGGGTCACAAAGAGTATGTGTTGCTAATGACTAGTAGTGATTCAGTTTAGGctcttgacattttttttttttttgcggggcttGACATCTGTTGTTTGACCTGACCAAATAAGAAATTAAGAAATGCTGCTCTCCTCTGACCAGGAAACGGAGAACATATGTTCTGTCCATATATGTATGGCCTTCTTTGATCTGTCACGCGCAAAACAGCCGCGTTTTGGCTCACTAGTCACTTGTTTGACTTGCTGTGGGTAACGATGTCAGCTTGGAACAAATACTCAATTGACTACTTGATGATAATGTACTTTAGCTTCAAACATTTGTATTTCCTTACATATATCACATCAGGTACACTTCCAAGAACTTGTACCTGAGAAAATTCTCAGCTATTACACGACAATACACGCTTCGGAGAATTTTCGACAATACACATACTCCTACTTAAGGCTTTGTGTGTGTGACAGTGCCATTCTCAAGCACAACTGAACTGCCCATAGGTACAAATCATTCCATTCAGCCATGGCACCTCCTTCCCGGCCGTTTTACCTCGTGCACGTCGTAATATTTGTGGCCGTCTCACTCTCGGTCACGGCTGCCActgccaccgcggcggcggtaTTGCCCAGAGGAGCCCTGCCGACCAAGTCGGGCTACCTCCCCATCCCACCGGCGGCGAACGCTTCGCTCTACTTCGCCTTCTACGAGGCAACCGAGCCGGTGACACCGCCGGCCACGACGCCGCTTCTCGTCTGGCTGGAGGGCGGCCCCGGCTGCTCCGGCTTCCTCAGCAACTTCCTCCAGATCGGCCCTTACCTTTTCGCCGGCGGCTCACTGTCTCCCAACCCCTTCGCGTGGAACCGCCGCTTTGGTCTCCTCTTCATCGACAGCCCGCTCGGCACCGGCTTCAGCGTCGCGccttcccccgccgccatccccaccaACCAGTCCGTCGTTGCCGACCacgtcctcgccgcgctccagtCGTTTCTCTCTCTCGAACCGAGCTTCCGTGCCCGCCCTCTGTACCTCACCGGCGAGAGCTACGCCGGCAAGACCATCCCCGCGGCCGGCGCGCTCATAGTAGCAACAAACCCGACGTTGCCGGAGCAGAAGAGGATTAACCTGCGCGGCGTGGCCATCGGCAACGGCATGACGCACCCCGTCGCGGAGGTGACGACGCACGCGGACATCGCCTACTTCATGGGCCTGATCAACGCGAAGCAGAAGCGCGCGGCCGAGGCGAtgcaggcggaggcggtggcgctgacgagggaggagaggtggcgcgAGGCGTCCGCCGCGCGTGCGCGGCTGATGTCGTGGCTGGAGAACGCCACGGGCGTCGTGACGCTGCTCGACGTGGAAGTTCAGCAGTCGGTGGCGGTGATGGCCGCGGGGCTCGCGGACTTCCTCAGCACCGCCGAGGtgaaggcggcggtgggcgcccGCCCCGACGTCGCGTGGGAGGCGTGCtccgcggcggtgggcgcggcgcAGGAGGAGGACGTGATGAAGAGCGCGAAGCGTGACGTGGAGGCGCTGCTGCGCCGCGGggcgtcgccgacggcgacggcgacgccgacccGCGTGCTGCTGTACGAGGGGATCCGCGACGTGGGGAACGGGCCGGTGTGCGCGGAGGCGTGGCTGCGGGAGCTGGAGTGGGACGGCCTCGCCGCGTTCCAGGACGCCGGCCGCGCCGTGTGGCGAAGCGGAGGCGGGCTCGCCGGGTACGTGCAGCGCCATGGCGCGCTCGTGCATGTGGCCGTGTATGGTGCCGGGCACTTCGTGCCGTATTCTCAGGGGCGCGTGGCGCAGGAGATGATCGAGGATTGGGTGTTCAGAAAGGGATTATTCAGCGCGGCCACCGTCTAGAACCTGAACATCATTTCAAGGCATatataagtaaataaataaataataaacgGGCTAGCTATATTTGTGAaattagatttgaaaatatactttttatttattttttcacgAATATTCCGGATGCAAAATTTTTGACGAAAATATATCGTTGATCTCGTACAACCATTATACGAAAATAACATAGGCGAGATGTCGCAGACGGTGTCACGCCAGGAAAGTGCGAGACCGCGCAGGCGAAAGTCGTTGAAACAATCAGCGACAGTGTCAACCGGCTCAATTTATTTAGTGATTAAGTACATAATTAActattaactaataataattagtgatttattaataattaattaatcgctaattAGGATAGTTAATCACTAATTGATTCGGTGGCAGTCAGGTATcgaaaaatttttgaaaatatccgttttttattaataatttgcgtttatatacatacatgtagTGAATTTGCGAAAATATACCTAACACGCGACGCCGGGATGCGGGAGCGACGGGCAAGCGCAGGTTGGATGTGCGGGACCGGAGGCTCGAGCGGTCGCGCAGGTTGGGGTAGACAGCGTCGGTCCCGCGGCTCAGACAAACGGCACCGGCGCGCTCCCGCGGAACAGGAGAGGGCCACGCGGTACCGGCTCGGTTCCGCAGAACCGAAGCGCGGCACCGGCTCGGTCCCGCTGGACGGTTGCGCGGCACCGGCCGGCCCAATCCCTTGGAGCAGCGGTGCCGCATCTCCGTGACGTGGGACCGCTGGCGACGCCCTCCCCCAGCACCCTGTCCACCATTGGCCATTGGATACAGCTGAAGCATGCAAGAGATTCTTTTATATGTGGTTAGTGCCGGAGGATTTGCTATTCTTTTGATTGATTAGTGCTTGAAGCATGCAATAGATTCAGTACGTGGTTAGTGCCGGGAGTTGATTGATTAGGGCTTGAAGCATGCTCAGTACGTGGTTAGTGCCGGGaggatttgctttttttttattattgatcAGTGCTTTGACGAGCCGTTCCCGCGCCTCGACCATGCGGCGTCGCCAGCGGTCCCGCGCGGCGGAGATGCGGCACCGCTGCTCCACGGGATTGGGCCGGTACCGCGCAACAGCCCTGCGGGACCGAGCCGGTGCCGCCGCCCTGCCCTGCGTGACCGCTCGGGCCTTCGTCCCGCTCTGACCAACCTGTGCTTGCCCGTCGCTCCCGCATGCCGGCATCACGGGTTAGGTATATTTTCGCAAATTCATCtcatgtatgtatataaaatataaattattaataaaaaagggatattttcaatttttattcgTCAGGTATCGGCGTATCGCTGTTTCAATGTCGGTCTCGCTCTTCCGTTCCGGCCGCGAAGGCTTCTCGGGCCCTCAGTGTGAGCAGTAGAGAGAGTGAGAATGCACCATCGGATATCTCGCAGCGATCCAAAATCTGATGGGCCGAAATGGGTTGTTACCATCGGCTGCCGCCCAAAATCCACGGGACCGTACGCTGACGATGGATCACTTCAGCAGAGGACCGACGAGGCGACGAGGTGACGGCCGTGCTGGGCACCCGTGGCGACGTCGCGCGGTACTGATCCTGCACGCCAGCGCACATCCGGCAATCCGGCAGGCGGCAGCTTTGGAAGGTAAAGAATTGACGAGAGCAATCAATGGCAACGAGTGATGGATTCATCAAGTGACGCAAGGCCCAGTGGCAGAGGGTTGGTGAGGGGCTTTATTTGGTTTGATTTATGCCCTTGAACGGACCAAACCAGCGACCAAAAAAATGCAGCAGttctttttaaaactaaaaattgCAGCAGTTGGCAAAGAATATCTCATCCCCGCTTCAGTTTATCGCGGAGACGGACGAGCAGATCATAATTCAGATGTCATTTTCTTGTTGTAATCACCGCCTACACCACAACCACACCCCGGCCATGACGTGTCACTTTCCGAAGTCATCTCTCGTCAATGACAAACAGGCAGGCACAGAGCCACAGACACACCGCACAGTACAAAACACAGTGAGACACAAACATCTTGTCGTACAATCTCTATTTCTCATcgcaaaatataaacatttttaatataagatatGTTTAgctcacgctaaaattaaacgtttgattgaaattgaaacgatgttacgaaaaatttataaatttatgtgtatataaaagttttgatgtggtagaaaagttgaaagtttgaagaaaaattttgaaactaaactcggccatagtaccaaattaaatatttataactttgactattaataaaaaaaaattgaaaagaagtaatcatataaaattgttatttagatttatcattaaacaaactaatatgtaactctttttatttaaaactagATATTGTCGAACAAAATAGCATTTGAGAAACAGCGTAGAAGTGTTTATATTTTACTAGGACAGAGAGGAATATCTGATTATTACCGGCATGAGCTGAGCTGATTGATCGGTGCATTCACTGCCATTTCAACGCCACGGACCACAGACTGATAAGCTCATCCTGTTCCCATCTCAACTGCAGTCACTCACCAATGGCTCCGCCGCTTCTCCTCGTCTCGCTCCTGCTCGTCGGCTTCGTCAGCGCCAGAGCCATCACACCCTCagctgaagcggcggcggtgttcccGAAGGAAGCCCTGCCGACCAACTCCGGCTACCTCCCCATCACGACAACCAACGCCTCGCTCTTCTTCGCCTACTACGAGGCCACGCACCCGCtcacgccgccggcctccacgccgctcctcctctgGCTCCAGGGCGGCCCCGGCTGCTCCGGCCTCGCCGGCAATTTCTTCGAGCTCGGCCCCTACTTCGTCAACCGCGACGCGCTCTCCCTCTCGCCCAACCCCTTCTCGTGGAATCGCCGGTTTGGTCTCCTCTTCATCGACAACCCGCTCGGCACGGGCTTcagcgccgcgccgtcccccgccgccatccccaccaACCagtccgtcgtcgccgcgcacCTCTTCGCCGCGCTGCAGTCGTTCTTCGCGCTCCAGCCGggctcccgctcccgccccTTCTTCCTCACCGGCGAGAGCTACGCCGGCAAGTATATCCCGGCGGCTGGGTCGTACATCCTGGCCGTGAACCCCACGCTGCCGACGCGGCTGCGGGTTAACCTCCACGGCGTGGCCATCGGCAACGGGCTGACGCACCCCGTCGCGCAGGTGGCGACGCACGCGGACACCGCCTACTTCATGGGCCTGATCAACGCCAAGCAGAAGCGGGAGCTGGAGGCGCTGCAGGCGAGGGCGGTGGAGCTGACGAacgcggcgaggtggagcgaGGCGGCCGACGCGAGGGGGCTCGTGCTGTCGTGGCTGGAGAACGCGACGGGCCTGGCGACGCTGTTCGACGCGGCGAAGCAGCGCCCCTACGAGACGGGCCCCGTGGGGAAGTTCGTGAACCGGGCGGAGGTGAAGGCGGCGctgggcgcgcgcggcgacgtgGAGTGGGAGGAGTGCAGCGACGCGGTGGGCGCGGCGATGCACGGGGACGTGATGAAGAGCGTGAagccggaggtggaggcgctgcTGCGGGGAACGCGCGTGCTGCTGTACCAGGGCATCCGCGACCTCAGGGACGGCGTGGTGTCGACGGAGGCGTGGATGCGGGAGCTGGAGTGGGACGGCCTGCCCGCCTTCCTCGACGCCGACCGCGCCGTGTGGCGCAtcggcgaggagctcgccgggtACGTGCAGCGCTCCGGCCCGCTCTCCCACGTCGTCGTCTACGGCGCCGGGCACCTCATGCCGGCGGACAACGGCCGCGCGGCGCAGGAGATGATCGAGGATTGGGTTTTGCAGGCGGGGCTATTCGGACGCCACGGCGGGATGAAGCGCGCGGCCTGACTCCGCACTCCGGGCGCCGGCGGAGGCCAACCTGTGGCCTCATCTCTTGCGGTGTCAAACTCTAATCTGATTTTAGAATCGAGCAGAGTACATCGAGGAATACAAGCATTTGAGTCTATAATTTTTTCTTCTGGTGTGGTTGAATTCATCGTGATAAACTATCCTGATTTCATTGGGATTATCTCCTCTAGAAGGCAGCTTATTCAGGTTTGTTTTTTGTTCAGTCCAAGATCAGAGGGCAATACCGAAGGATCACTTTGTACCAAACTACCAATGCAGTATATTCAATAACAAGGACTTAGAAGCAAAAGACAAATCTTATAAAGACGGAGCTCCTTATTTCGAATTTTCGATCAGAAAAAGGCCTATTTTGCTCTCCTGTACTCCGGAGCAGGGTttacaaaaaccaaaaaaagccAAATTCTTTTCTTTCGAAAACCGGATGTTCGGTCTGCTCGAGAACACAAACCGATTGGTTTTCTGTCCTagttaagggaaaaaaaattgataaaatttgATCGGATATTATCGGGAATCAATGATTTTCAAACAATTTTCACGAAAACAAAGAACCTCGTTTTTTCGCTCGGGAATGTTGGAGAACCTCTGCTCCGGACTCCGAAACGCCATATTTTGCAGTACAGGTAATCTCATATTTTTCATTTCCCCCTCATTTTATAGCAAGCAAAAGTAAAGAGAAGAATTAGTGCTGTCCCACACGTGGATAGGCCTGAATTAGGCACATCCAAACAAGGCCAGCCTTCCAGCCTTTTCTCATCGCCCAATGTATAGATCATGGACATGCATTGGCTGCTTTCTACCTTTTATCACTGGCACGTGGGCCCATGTGAgtctgggcccacatgtcagtgacaaaggTAGAGTGCAGTGACTGCAGAGGATCTCATTCCCTACGCAGGAGGGAGGTTGAGTGGGACCTCCCTCCACGCGGATCGCGCCGTGTGGGCTGTGGCTGCCCATCGGCAAggaaggagctcgccggccactTGCAGCGCTCTCGCATCGGACGTCGTGGTCTACGCGCGCGCGGGCACCTCGTGCCGATATATGGAGCATGGACGCGCGTTGCACGATTGATCGAGACGTACTGTGTCGATCCCACCGACCCACCGGCGCAGCAGACACATTAGCGAGCCGAGCAGCCAGGCGCCGACGTACTGCATGCGCGTACGTCTCGATCGTGTGTTTAGACGGCCGCGCACGTACTCCCGCGACTAGTCTCACTGCACCGGCTGTTGGGGATCGAGGAGCTGTTGCCAAAAACGCCTGTTCGTCTTTCTCCCCGTTTTTAGCTCCATCGACCAATGCCCGGCCCATCCActggacaattttttttttaagataatggaaataAATTATATCTTCGGCCTTTGTCCGTGGACACACAGCCAAAAAGATAAGGTAATAGATCCACTGGATAATAGATTAATAAGGTAATAGCATCAGAATTCAAATCAATAACAAGACCCAAATTCCTCATGATCTTCAGTTTGGAATTAAAGACAGTGTTTATATAGCAAGCTAGGCACTTAGCCCTGCAACTCAAACAAACATGTTTTGTAGACCAACCAAAAAAACGAGGACACAAAACATGCATCCCACACTTCACTTGGTCATCAGTAACgtaaccatatatatatagccgcGCACAAATTTATCTCGAGCAGCATGCATTCTGTAAACCGTAAATAAGAAAGATCTAATATCCATAGCCGTGGTGACTGCCTGTCACGGAAGGAAGAAGGTCTTGCTGCGAGGTGTAGAGATGAAGAGGAGGCATCgtcggccgggcggcggccgcgtgtATGCTCGGCACGAAGCctaattgctg contains these protein-coding regions:
- the LOC127774819 gene encoding serine carboxypeptidase-like 50, which translates into the protein MAVAPPSPLSLVFVVLAAVSLSASAAAAPASVLPRGAIPTKSGYLPIPPANASLYFAFYEATEPVTPPATTPLLVWLEGGPGCSGFLSNFLQIGPYLLAGGSLSPNPFAWNRRFGLLFIDSPLGTGFSVAPSPAAIPTNQSVVADHVLVALQSFYSLEPSFRARPLYLTGESYAGKTIPAAGALIVATNPTLPEQKRINLRGVAIGNGMTHPVTQVTTHADIAYFMGLINGKQKREVEAMQARAVELIKAERWSEAYVAREGLLKWMENASGVPSLFDVEVTTSLEAEAAALAPLLNGAEAKAALGARGDAEWKMCSAAVGAAQHEDVMKSVKPEVEALLRRGTTPTRVLLYGGIRDVKDGPVSTEAWVRELEWDGLAAFQDADRAVWRHRGGELAGSVQRHGALVNVAVYGAGHFVPFSQGRAAQEMIEDWVFGKGLFGASGGKA
- the LOC127774309 gene encoding serine carboxypeptidase-like 50, whose protein sequence is MAPPSRPFYLVHVVIFVAVSLSVTAATATAAAVLPRGALPTKSGYLPIPPAANASLYFAFYEATEPVTPPATTPLLVWLEGGPGCSGFLSNFLQIGPYLFAGGSLSPNPFAWNRRFGLLFIDSPLGTGFSVAPSPAAIPTNQSVVADHVLAALQSFLSLEPSFRARPLYLTGESYAGKTIPAAGALIVATNPTLPEQKRINLRGVAIGNGMTHPVAEVTTHADIAYFMGLINAKQKRAAEAMQAEAVALTREERWREASAARARLMSWLENATGVVTLLDVEVQQSVAVMAAGLADFLSTAEVKAAVGARPDVAWEACSAAVGAAQEEDVMKSAKRDVEALLRRGASPTATATPTRVLLYEGIRDVGNGPVCAEAWLRELEWDGLAAFQDAGRAVWRSGGGLAGYVQRHGALVHVAVYGAGHFVPYSQGRVAQEMIEDWVFRKGLFSAATV
- the LOC127772506 gene encoding serine carboxypeptidase-like 50, with the protein product MAPPLLLVSLLLVGFVSARAITPSAEAAAVFPKEALPTNSGYLPITTTNASLFFAYYEATHPLTPPASTPLLLWLQGGPGCSGLAGNFFELGPYFVNRDALSLSPNPFSWNRRFGLLFIDNPLGTGFSAAPSPAAIPTNQSVVAAHLFAALQSFFALQPGSRSRPFFLTGESYAGKYIPAAGSYILAVNPTLPTRLRVNLHGVAIGNGLTHPVAQVATHADTAYFMGLINAKQKRELEALQARAVELTNAARWSEAADARGLVLSWLENATGLATLFDAAKQRPYETGPVGKFVNRAEVKAALGARGDVEWEECSDAVGAAMHGDVMKSVKPEVEALLRGTRVLLYQGIRDLRDGVVSTEAWMRELEWDGLPAFLDADRAVWRIGEELAGYVQRSGPLSHVVVYGAGHLMPADNGRAAQEMIEDWVLQAGLFGRHGGMKRAA